The genomic region TTTTGAGAGTAACGAATCCATATTTTTCAAAATAGAGTCTAATCCATTAGTATTGATCTTACTTTCTGAAAATACTTGCTTTGCTCTTATAAAATCATCATAAATTTTCAAAAAATCCAACATAAATTCTTCAATTTTTGTATTTACTCCCTTTTCAATATCAGATTGTGTTTTTTTATTTAGATTTTGATAATCTGCCAAAACATGTTTAATTTTATCCTCATAATCTTTCACTTTTTGTTTTTCAATTTCCAAAAGATTTTGTAATTCATCTACAGTAATGTTATCACTAATTGATTCTGTCAAATCTTCAGATAAATTATTGATTTTATTCTTAGAAATTACATTAACTGGAACTTCATCGGGATTGTTTTCATCTGACATTTCAACCATAATGATCTTTTAGCTAATTTATACTCTTATTGAATAATTTCACATAAGGGATTAGCTTTAATTACAATAATATTGGTATCTTGTTTATTTTTTTCTATATTTTCAAAATCTATTTTTGAGCATGCTACGATAATAGTAGTTTTGTCACTATGAAATAAATCAGAATTTGGATGTTCATATGCTTCAACATCACCAATGTAATCGCGTAATCTAGAAGTTAGATTCTGTAACATTTCAATTTTATCTCCCCGCATTTCATGTTGATCAAGTGTCCAAGATAATGCAATTTTGGTTCTACTAGCTTTGAGATCATTTTTCTTCAGTGTAGATCGAATTTCATCGATTAATTTCTTAATATAGCCATCAATGCCCTTTACGCTTCCATTAATAAGATACATGAGCGTATTTGCACTCTCAAATGAAGAACCTAGTGATTTGAGATCAAATAATCCACTAATCATATTATCTAAAAAGATTTCCTGAAAATCATCTGAAGATAGATCATTTTTTGTGATGTCATCTTGGACGTATCGGCAAACCTCTAAGATACTACTGAGGCTAGCAAATCTAGATAATACATTAATTGCATGAAAATGCTCAGAAGAAGAAATAGCTACAAACTTTTTTTCTTTTTTCCCAGTTGTTAAAAGATCTGCCAATACAGAGTCCTCTTTTCCGTTGAAAGAACCAATAAACTTTGGTTGTTGATTAAGATCTTCTAACGGATAATAAAAGTAGGAAATTTGTTTTCCAACCTCAAGTCCAGTTACATGTTCAAGTAGTGAAATATTTTCATTATTACCACCAAAGCCAGCAGGAAGTGTGTAGATTACAGAACTATTTTTTTTTAAAGACGTTGTAGCGTCTTTAAATTTTGAATGAATTTCAGTTTTGATGTCTTGTCCTGTTTTTCTAATTCTAGGGGTAAAGAAAAGATATTGAGCTTTTGAAATAGCTATATCGATTGGTTCCATAGCTAATAATGGCTCATCTTCTTTTAGAGAAGATACGTTTGGATAAGTTTTAGCTATTTCTGCTTTTAATGAAATTGCTGAAGGTGTTGATTCATCAATAATGTATACATCAGCTCCCTTGATTGCCATTTGACATGCGATTGCATATCCTTCAGTACTAAGTCCATAAACAACAACTTTTGCTCCCCCCATTACACATAAGGCTAGTATTAGACTAAGAAAAACTTATTGAACTAACCATAATAATGAGATATACTTGAAAATTTGGATAGATGTTCTAACTCCCAAACAATTATTGTTTTCAGAACCAATGATTGAAAAATTAAGGAAAAAGCATAATGTTTTGTGTACATCTAGATCATATAATGAAGTCTCAAAACTAGCAAAAATTCGAAAAATTGACCTAATTTATGTGGGAAAACATGGCGGAGGCGAAAAATTTGACAAACTTGAGGCTAGCATTGACCGAATAAAGAAACTCACTTTATTAATAAATAAATTTTCTCCAGAATTGGTAATTAGTTTTTGTTCTCCTGAAGCAGCAAGAGTTTCTTTTGGCATGGGAATTAATCATATTGCATTTTGCGATTCACCACATGCTAATGCAGTTATGAAGTTAACATTGCCTTTAATTCAAAAATTGTTGATCCCTTGGATAATTCCTAAAAAAGAATTTTCAAAATACGGGATAGATTCCAAAGACATTATTCCATACAAAGCAATTGATGCATCAGTAACAATTAAAAGAAAAATAAATCATAAAAGACATTCATTGTTTAAAAATAAACTCAAGAAAAATATTTTGATTAGAGTTGAAGAAGAGCAAGCAGCATATTCATCAAAATCAAAGAAAATTATTCCAATAATAAAAGAAATTGTAAAAGAATTTGATGGTGAGAATATTATTATTCTAGGAAGATATTCTGAACAAATTAATAGTTTAAGAGAATTATTTGGTAAAAATGCAAAGATATTGAAAATGGCATTTGATGGAAAATATTTGTTAGATAATACAAACATTTTTGTAGGTTCTGGTGGGACTATGACTGCAGAATCAGCTTTACTTGGAGTTCCAACAATTTCATATAATGCTGTACCTAATATTGTTGAAAAATATTTAGTTAAAAATCATCTTGTGAAAAGAGAAACAAATCCTAAAAAAATTACCAAAATTATGAAAAAATTTCTTGAAACTCCAGCAAATAGTCATAAAGAAAAAGCAAGAAAAATATCAGAAAGTATGGAAGATCCTATTCAAAAACTAATTCAAATAATAAAAGAGTGATAATGAATTAGGTATGAAA from Nitrosarchaeum sp. harbors:
- a CDS encoding nucleotide exchange factor GrpE translates to MVEMSDENNPDEVPVNVISKNKINNLSEDLTESISDNITVDELQNLLEIEKQKVKDYEDKIKHVLADYQNLNKKTQSDIEKGVNTKIEEFMLDFLKIYDDFIRAKQVFSESKINTNGLDSILKNMDSLLSKYNITPIDALGEIFDPNFHEAISIIEDSELDNNTIVKELRKGYISHKRVIRPTLVEISKNNGEIK
- a CDS encoding DUF354 domain-containing protein, with translation MKIWIDVLTPKQLLFSEPMIEKLRKKHNVLCTSRSYNEVSKLAKIRKIDLIYVGKHGGGEKFDKLEASIDRIKKLTLLINKFSPELVISFCSPEAARVSFGMGINHIAFCDSPHANAVMKLTLPLIQKLLIPWIIPKKEFSKYGIDSKDIIPYKAIDASVTIKRKINHKRHSLFKNKLKKNILIRVEEEQAAYSSKSKKIIPIIKEIVKEFDGENIIILGRYSEQINSLRELFGKNAKILKMAFDGKYLLDNTNIFVGSGGTMTAESALLGVPTISYNAVPNIVEKYLVKNHLVKRETNPKKITKIMKKFLETPANSHKEKARKISESMEDPIQKLIQIIKE